From uncultured Treponema sp.:
CAAGGCTGAAATTGCTGGCAGTTTGAATTCCTGCGTTGTTCACAAGAATTTCAACGCCGCTTATTTCAGGAAGAGAATTTTCTTTTGAAATGTCGCAGACAAAATGTTTATAACATTCCGCATTCTTTACAGAAGAATCGCCGCTTATTGAGTCGGGGCGCACATCAAGCCCGATGACTTCATTTTTTTCAGCAAGAAATTTTAAAGCGCACGCTCTGCCAATTCCTCTGCTCGTTCCTGTAATTAAAACTTTCATTTTGCATTAGCCTTTCTGTATTCAATATATTCCTGCCCGACTTTTTCTCTTTCCCACTGGCGGACAACTTTATATCCCAAGCCTGAAAAAAATATTTCGCCCAAAAGCTCAAAGCCTGCCCCAATCGCCGAGCATACAAAAACCTGAATCCAAGTCCAGCCAAAGAAAACTTTTGAAACAATTGTGGCAAAAATAAAATTGTCCACAAGCTGCGCTATTGCAGTTGAAATATAAGAGCGGAATGCAAATGAAAAAAATCCGTCCGACTTAAAATGATTTCCGATTGCGCAGTTAAGCAAAGCATTTACAACCGATGACGAAACAAAGGCGACAGACGAGCCGAGCACAACATACCAAGAGCCAGCGAAAGTTGCATTGAGCGCATCATTGACAAGCTGATTTTCAGAAGTGTAAAATTCGCCCCACTTTCCCGGAGTCTTTGCAAGCAACGCAAATGAAACGCAGATAAAAAGATTCGCGGCAAGAGCAACAAGTGAAATTTTTATCGCAGCCTTCGCACCCCATCTTTTGCAGATTACATCCATGCACAAAAACATAATCCAGCTGAACGCAAATCCGCAGTCAAGCGCAACATATTTAAAACTCACAAGCTCTTTGTTCGCAATAAGATTCGCACAGACAACAGACAAAATAAAAATTGAAACTGTAAGTGAAGGAATGTTTCTCAAAAGAATTTTAAAGTCGTCAGCTTCGCGGGAAACAAAAGAAAAGAATTTTTTCATAAAATATCAGCGGAAACAAAACCGCCAACCTCCATAAGAATTTTAATTTATAAAGCGCAGGAGAGTTATGAGGAATCATAAACTGCGCAACGCAAATGTAATATTTTTCCACGGAAAATGCAAGGCTAAATCAGTAGAACGCTACGCATTTAGCATTTCAGATATTGAGTTTTGAAGAGAAAATAAGATAAAAACTCTTAAAATTCCTATTTTCCCTTCACAAATCCGTTAATATAAACTGCTTGTTTATGAACAGCAATGAAATTTTCTCTCATCATACCGCTGGTGATTTTTTGATGACCGTTTGCGGACGTTTTTTGTTTACACAGGATTTTTTTGTGGTATCTTAAAAGCGTAAACGCAAGGCAAAAAGAAAATAACAGGCAGCAAAAAAAATGCAGTTATTTTTCAAGCCGGTCTTGCAAAATTTTTTGGAGGTCATTATGCAGTTGAAATTTTATTATTGCAGGCACTGCGGAAAAATCATCGCCATCGTAAAGGACTCTGGAGTTCCAACAATTTGCTGCGGAGAAGAAATGCAGGAACTTGTGCCGGGAACAACAGACGGCTCTACAGAAAAACACATTCCTGTAATCAAAGTTGCAGGAAACACAGTTTCTGTTACTGTAGGCTCAAAACTTCATCCGTCAGAAGCAGAACACTACATCGAATGGATTTTGCTTCAGACTGATAAAGGAATCCAGCAAAAGTGGCTTCGTCCCGGAAACTCTCCAAGCGTAGATTTTGCAGTTATGACCGGGGAGCGAGTTGAAGCCGCCTATGAATATTGCAACATCCACAGGCTTTGGAAAGCGGAATATTAAATTTCACGGAGGATTTTTATGAACACGACTACAACTTTAACTTCAATGCTGAACACGCAGATTCAAAAAGAATTTGAGTCAGCTTATATTTATCTTGGGTTTGCGGCTTTTTTTGACATGAAAGGACTTGCCGGATTTGCTGAATGGTACAAACAGCAGGCAAAAGAAGAGGAAGAGCACGCAATGAAAATTTACGACTACTTGTGCAAAGTAAATCAGCCTGTGGAACTTATGCCGATTGGCGCGCCAAAGAACAAGCCTGAAACAATTTCGCAAGTTTTAAATCAAAGCCTTGAGCACGAGGAGTACGTAACAAATCTCATAACCACGCTTTACTTTCAAGCTGAAAAAGAAAAAAATTTGTTTGCAAAAAATTTCTTGAACTGGTTTATAAACGAACAGCTTGAAGAAGAGCAAAAGGCAAAGGAGCTTATAGACAAATACAAAATGTTCGGCTCAACACCAGAAGGTCTTTATGTGCTTGATAAAGAACTTGGCGGACGGCAATAAAAAAATGCGGCATGGAAACTAAATCTGACGGAATGTTTTTTCTGATGATTTTCTTCCCATGCGCTCTTTTTTGAACAAAGCGATTAACTGCTCACGCGTAATGTTTCCGTTGCGTTCACGCGCCGCCTTGAGTTTTCTGTACACGGTGTTTTCGCTGAAGCCTTCAACTTCTTTCTGGTAGATTTTTCCATCGCAAAGCTGCTCAAGAATTTTCACTTCATCTTCATAAAGCACAAGCCGCTTGCGTTCAAACTGATTTCCAAGAACAAAGAAAACGCTTCCAACAAACCAGATGCTGCGGGCAATGTGAATCAAAAAATGA
This genomic window contains:
- a CDS encoding VUT family protein; this translates as MKKFFSFVSREADDFKILLRNIPSLTVSIFILSVVCANLIANKELVSFKYVALDCGFAFSWIMFLCMDVICKRWGAKAAIKISLVALAANLFICVSFALLAKTPGKWGEFYTSENQLVNDALNATFAGSWYVVLGSSVAFVSSSVVNALLNCAIGNHFKSDGFFSFAFRSYISTAIAQLVDNFIFATIVSKVFFGWTWIQVFVCSAIGAGFELLGEIFFSGLGYKVVRQWEREKVGQEYIEYRKANAK
- a CDS encoding desulfoferrodoxin family protein, which produces MQLKFYYCRHCGKIIAIVKDSGVPTICCGEEMQELVPGTTDGSTEKHIPVIKVAGNTVSVTVGSKLHPSEAEHYIEWILLQTDKGIQQKWLRPGNSPSVDFAVMTGERVEAAYEYCNIHRLWKAEY
- a CDS encoding ferritin; translation: MNTTTTLTSMLNTQIQKEFESAYIYLGFAAFFDMKGLAGFAEWYKQQAKEEEEHAMKIYDYLCKVNQPVELMPIGAPKNKPETISQVLNQSLEHEEYVTNLITTLYFQAEKEKNLFAKNFLNWFINEQLEEEQKAKELIDKYKMFGSTPEGLYVLDKELGGRQ